The Carettochelys insculpta isolate YL-2023 chromosome 18, ASM3395843v1, whole genome shotgun sequence genome window below encodes:
- the MLEC gene encoding malectin translates to MGAAGARWAPGVALVLAALLGASRASLADNVIWAVNAGGEAHVDVNGIHFRKDPLEGRVGRASDYGMKLPILRSNTEDQILYQTERYNEETFGYEVPIKEEGDYVVVLKFAEVYFAQSQQKVFDVRLNGHVVVKDLDIFDRVGHSTAHDEIIPISIRKGKLSVQGEVSTFTGKLHIEFVKGYYDNPKICALYILKGAVDDVPKLQPHPGLEKKEDEEDEEEYDEGSSIKKQANKNRVQSGPRTPNPYASDNSSLMFPILVAFGVFIPTLFCLCRL, encoded by the exons ATGGGGGCGGCCGGGGCCCGCTGGGCGCCTGGGGTGGCTCTGGTGCTCGCAGCTCTGCTGGGGGCTTCAAGAGCCAGCCTGGCCGACAACGTGATCTGGGCCGTGAACGCGGGCGGCGAGGCCCATGTGGACGTGAACGGCATCCACTTCCGCAAGGACCCGCTCGAGGGCCGGGTGGGCCGAG CCTCTGACTATGGCATGAAGCTGCCAATCTTGCGGTCCAACACAGAGGATCAGATTCTGTACCAGACTGAACGTTACAATGAGGAGACCTTTGGGTATGAAGTCCCCATCAAGGAGGAGGGTGACTATGTTGTGGTGTTGAAGTTTGCTGAAGTCTATTTTGCACAGTCCCAGCAAAAG GTGTTTGATGTACGCTTGAATGGCCACGTGGTTGTGAAAGACTTGGACATTTTTGACCGGGTGGGACATAGCACCGCACATGATGAGATCATTCCCATCAGCATCAGAAAGGGGaagctgagtgtccagggagaggtTTCTACGTTCACAGGGAAGCTCCACATCGAGTTTGTCAAG GGGTACTATGACAATCCAAAAATCTGTGCACTATACATCCTGAAAGGAGCAGTGGATG ATGTTCCAAAGCTTCAGCCTCACCCTGGCCTGGAGAAAAAAGAGGATGAGGAAGATGAAGAAGAGTATGATGAAGGCTCCAGCATTAAAAAACAGGCCAATAAGAACCGGGTTCAGTCAGGCCCCCGGACACCAAACCCCTACGCCTCGGACAACAGCAGCCTCATGTTCCCTATATTGGTGGCCTTTGGTGTCTTCATTCCCACCCTCTTCTGTCTCTGCCGGTTGTGA